The following coding sequences lie in one Frankiales bacterium genomic window:
- a CDS encoding NAD-dependent epimerase/dehydratase family protein has translation MSRVVLVTGVSRHLGSRMAYLLSHDPGVEKVVGVDIVPPREDIGGAEFVRADIRNPIIGKVIAAAGIDTVVHMGVISTPIQAGGRVTMKEINVIGTMQLLAACQKAPGISRLVVKSTSSVYGAGPKDPAMFTEDTEPRSQPRSGWAKDSVEVEAYVRGFARRRPDVAVTTFRFANFLGPRVETPMASYFGLPVVPTVLGHDARLQFVHEDDGLEAIRRAALEDHPGIFNVAGDGILMLSQAVRLAGKAVLPVPTPLVGVVGGWFRRAGLADFSPEQIKFLTYGRGLDTSRIRDEMGFVPTYTTRDAFVEFVHERGLDAALPKHRAEAIERGLAHALGSSTLSEARLSARLREEAPGRA, from the coding sequence GTGTCGCGCGTGGTCCTGGTCACGGGTGTGTCGCGCCACCTCGGCAGCCGGATGGCCTACCTGCTCTCGCACGACCCCGGCGTCGAGAAGGTCGTCGGCGTCGACATCGTGCCCCCACGCGAGGACATCGGCGGCGCCGAGTTCGTCCGCGCCGACATCCGCAACCCGATCATCGGCAAGGTGATCGCGGCCGCGGGCATCGACACCGTGGTGCACATGGGCGTCATCTCCACCCCGATCCAGGCCGGCGGCCGGGTGACGATGAAGGAGATCAACGTCATCGGCACCATGCAGCTGCTCGCGGCCTGCCAGAAGGCGCCGGGGATCTCGCGGCTCGTGGTGAAGTCGACGTCGTCGGTCTACGGCGCGGGCCCCAAGGACCCGGCCATGTTCACCGAGGACACCGAGCCGCGCAGCCAGCCCCGTTCGGGCTGGGCGAAGGACTCGGTCGAGGTGGAGGCCTACGTCCGCGGGTTCGCGCGCCGGCGCCCGGACGTCGCGGTCACCACGTTCCGGTTCGCGAACTTCCTCGGCCCTCGCGTCGAGACGCCGATGGCCTCCTACTTCGGGCTGCCCGTCGTGCCGACGGTGCTCGGCCACGACGCCCGGCTCCAGTTCGTGCACGAGGACGACGGGCTCGAGGCGATCCGGCGGGCGGCGCTGGAGGACCACCCCGGCATCTTCAACGTGGCCGGCGACGGCATTCTCATGCTCAGCCAGGCGGTGCGCCTGGCCGGCAAGGCGGTGCTGCCGGTGCCCACGCCGCTCGTGGGAGTGGTGGGCGGCTGGTTCCGCCGCGCGGGCCTGGCCGACTTCTCGCCCGAGCAGATCAAGTTCCTCACCTACGGCCGCGGCCTGGACACCTCGCGCATCCGCGACGAGATGGGGTTCGTGCCCACCTACACCACGCGCGACGCGTTCGTGGAGTTCGTGCACGAGCGCGGCCTCGACGCGGCGCTGCCCAAGCACCGGGCCGAGGCGATCGAGCGCGGCCTCGCGCACGCGCTCGGCTCGTCCACCCTGTCCGAGGCGCGGCTGTCCGCGCGGCTGCGGGAGGAGGCACCGGGTCGTGCCTGA